From the genome of Eucalyptus grandis isolate ANBG69807.140 chromosome 2, ASM1654582v1, whole genome shotgun sequence, one region includes:
- the LOC104425806 gene encoding monothiol glutaredoxin-S2, giving the protein MEDLVAKMSSEKPVVIFSKSSCCMCHTIKTLLCDFGANPTVHELDEIPRGKEIEQALVRRGCNPAVPAVFIGGQLVGGANEVMSLHLSRSLIPMLKRAGALWL; this is encoded by the coding sequence ATGGAAGATCTGGTGGCCAAGATGAGCTCGGAGAAGCCGGTAGTGATCTTTAGCAAGAGCTCATGTTGCATGTGCCACACCATCAAGACGCTTCTTTGCGACTTTGGGGCGAACCCTACAGTCCACGAGCTAGATGAGATTCCGAGAGGCAAGGAGATCGAGCAAGCCCTTGTGAGACGCGGGTGCAACCCGGCAGTCCCCGCTGTGTTCATCGGCGGCCAGCTTGTCGGTGGAGCCAATGAGGTGATGAGCCTCCATCTCAGTAGGTCCTTGATCCCTATGCTCAAACGCGCCGGAGCGTTATGGCTTTAA
- the LOC104434730 gene encoding anaphase-promoting complex subunit 7, whose product MDRPEAAVVAFRGARELRPDLRSYQGLVCSYLACSKVKEALYTAREAMKAMPQSARALKLVGDVHARNPGGREKAKKFYESALCLEPGYLGAALALAELHVIEGRNGDAVSLLERYLKDWADDRLHVKLAQVFSATNMLEDALAHYQAALRINSQNEAAKKGLDRLERQMKGVDPDAPDEDEENEVEDADADVEETELL is encoded by the exons ATGGATAGGCCTGAAGCAGCTGTAGTTGCCTTCAGAGGAGCTCGAGAGTTGAGGCCTGATCTTCGTTCATATCAAG GTTTAGTTTGCTCTTATTTGGCATGCTCAAAAGTTAAAGAAGCCCTTTATACGGCCAGGGAAGCAATGAAAGCAATGCCTCAATCTGCAAGGGCTCTAAAATTGGTTGGAGATGTCCATGCTAGGAATCCTGGTGGTAGGGAGAAG GCAAAAAAGTTCTATGAGTCAGCTCTTTGTCTCGAACCTGGTTACCTTGGAGCTGCATTAGCTTTGGCTGAACTGCATGTCATTGAGGGACGAAATGGAGATGCCGTCTCTCTTCTTGAGAGATATCTCAAGGACTGGGCAGATGACCGTCTTCATGTTAAGTTGGCTCAAGTTTTCTCTGCAACTAATATGCTGGAGGATGCGTTGGCCCATTATCAGGCTGCACTAAG GATCAACTCGCAGAATGAAGCTGCCAAGAAAGGATTGGACCGCTTGGAGAGACAGATGAAG GGAGTGGATCCAGATGCACCTGACGAAGATGAAGAAAACGAGGTTGAGGATGCAGATGCAGATGTTGAGGAGACGGAGCTGCTATAA